The region AGGCCCTCCAAAACAATCTACATAATTCTCTTTTAACGCCTTATCGACTTCCGTCAAATATTGCGAGGGAATAATACAGTCAGAATCGAAAATAATAAAGTAATCTCCTTTGGCTTTTTTCATTCCAAAATTTCTGGAATCTCCCGGGCCGGAATTCTCTTTGAAATAATACGAAATAGACAATTTACTTTCATATTTTCGCACCTCGTCCTCACATCTGACAGAGGAACCATCCTCTACAATTACGATTTCAAAATTCTCTTTATAATCTGATTTTGAAAGACTTTCTAAAAGTTCATCCACTTCATCGGGACGGTTATAAACTGGGATAATCAAAGAAAAAAACATATTCTTGAATGAGGTATTAATTATACGATTAAGGACGAAATTTTAACAAAGATAAACTTTAATCCACAAAAAAACCACCAATAAATAGTTGGTGGTTTTAAGAAATATTTGAATTATTTCAGTATTTATTTCACTGCGTTTTTGAATTAAGCAATACTAGAAACATTTACCATTTCAGTTGTATCGGCTTTATAATCCACTCCTTCGAAATCAAAACCAAAAAGGTTGTAAAAATCTTTTCTGTAACCTTCTAAATCTCCAATTTCTTCTAAATTTTCAGTAACAGCCTGCTCCCATAATTTAGCTACTTTTTCCTGAACATCTGCACGCATTTCCCAATCATCAATACGAATTCTACCTTTTTCATCTGTAGGAACATCTGAACCGGTGTACAATCTTTCTTGGTATAAACGCTGGATTTGTTCAATACAACCTTCATGAATTCCTTCTTCTTTCATGATTTTATACAATAAAGAAATATACAAAGGAATAACCGGAATAGCTGAACTTGCTTGCGTTACTAATGCTTTATTTACAGAAACATAGGCTTTACCATTAATATCTTCTAAGCTATCAGTGATAGTAAAAGCAGTCGCTTCCAGATGGTCTTTGGCGCGACCGATAGTTCCTTTTCTATAAACTGCCTCAGTCAATGATGGCCCAATATAAGAATAAGCAACTGTTGTAGCTCCAGGAGCTAATAAATTCTCTGCTTTCAAAGCATCAATCCACATAGCCCAATCTTCACCGCCCATTACAGCAACCGTATTTTCAATATCGTCACCACTGCAAGGCTCAATTGATACTTCTGAAACTTTTCCCGAATGAAAATCTACTGTTTTATTTGTAAAAGTACTACCAATAGGTTTCAACACTGAACGATGCAAAACTCCAGTAACTGGGTGCAAACGCACAGGAGAAGCCAAACTATAGATGACCAAATCTACTTGACCTAAGTCTTTTTTAATAAGATCTAATGTTTGTTGCTTCACTTCATTTGAAAAAGCATCTCCATTGATACTCTTAGCATACAAACCTGCTTTATGCGCTTCATTTTCAAAAGCAGCAGAATTGTACCATCCCGGTGAAGCTGTTTTTCCTTCCAAAGGTGGTTTTTCAAAAAATACACCAATACTTGCTGCACCTGAACCAAAAGCACTCGTTATTCTGGATGCCAAACCAAATCCGGTTGAAGCTCCAATTACTAATACCTTTTTAGCACCTTCAATAGCGCCTTTGGATTTTATATATTCAATTTGATTTTTAACATTTTGTTCGCATCCTTTTGGGTGGGCTGTCAAACAAATAAATCCTCTCATTCTAGGTTCTATGATCATAATCTAAAAATATTTTATATTTTTTTAATGTAAAAAAGTAAAAAAAACAATTGTTTTTATAAAGTAAAATCTATCATTTCAATGGGCAAATATAGGGCATTTTTTTAGTTCAACAAGGCTTTTGCGTGATTTAAGGCCGAATCAGAAACGATAGTTCCCGATAGCATTTGTGCAATTTCAACAACCCTTTCTTCCTCCGTTAATAGCTTTAACTCTGATTGGGTCTCTTCTCCAACAGTGGATTTAAAAACTTTAAAATGAGCATCACCCTTGGCTGCAATTTGCGGCAAATGTGTAATGGCAAAGATTTGCATTTTCAGACTCATCTCCTTCATGATTTCTCCCATTTTTATGGCAATTTCGCCGGAAACTCCCGTGTCAATTTCATCAAAAATCAAAGTTGGAAGTTTAGAATACTGCGCTAATATTGCTTTGACTGCCAGCATGATTCTGGACATTTCTCCGCCAGAAGCTACCTTTTTAAGCAAACCAAAATCAGTTCCTTTATTAGCCGAAAACAAGAATTGCAATTCATCTTTTCCGTTTGCAAAATAAGTTGCTGTCTTGTTAACTTCAATATTAAAACGAACATTAGGCATTCCTAAAGTTTCTAAAATACTGATTAGTTTTTGAGATAATATTGGAATCGAAACTAATCTCTTTTGATGAATAGCTTCTGCTAATCCATCTAATTGTTCGGATTTTTGCTCTATTGAAGTAGTCAATTCAGCAATTTCGCCATCTAAATTACCCAATTCAAAAACCGAATCTTCTAATTTAGCTTGAATTTCCAATAATTCATCAACAGACGAAACCTGATGCTTTTTCTGCAAATTAAAAATGAGCTGTAGTTTTTGGCTAATTAAATCCAATTGTTCCGGATCATTGATCAGCTTCTCTGAACATCGATTAAGCTCATCGGCAATATCTTCAAATTCTATTTGCAAACTCGTTATTCTTTCTAATTGAGAAGAATATTCGGGCGAAAAGGAAGCAATCTTTTGCAAGGATGCTTTAATCTCTTTTAGGTTGTGCGAAACCCCTATTTGTTCTTCATTGGCAATAGCCAAAGATCTATCGATGGCTTCTTTGATGATCTCAACATTATTCAATTTTTCAAAATCAGCTTCCAGAATTTCCTGTTCACCGGATTTCAATTGCGCTTCAACCAATTCATTTAAAACAAAAGTGTTGTATTCCTGCTCTTTTGCAGATTCACTTTGCTTTTTAATCAAGGAATTTAATTTGGTTTTATCGGATTTATAACTTTTTAAAACCGATTGATATGCGACCATATCTCTTTGTACATCAGCAATAGCATCTATAATTTCAAACTGCACATTTTCATCAGAAAGCTCTTGTGTTTGCTGTTGCGAGTGAATATCAATCAAAAAAAGACCTAATTCCTGAAGTTCCTGAAGATTTACAGGACTATCATTAATAAAAGCTCTCGATTTCCCCGAAGGAAGAATTTCCCGTCTGATGATAGTATCCTCTTCATAATCCAGATCATTTGCTTCAAAAAATGCTTCTAAATTGTATTTGGAGATTTCAAACTGTGCTTCTATGATACACTTTTCTTCTTTATTTTTTAGAGAAGTTAAGTCGGCTCTTTTTCCCAAAACCAATCCTAAAGCTCCTAAAATAATTGATTTACCCGCACCGGTTTCTCCCGTAATAATTGAAAATCCTTTAGAGAAATCTATGCTTAATTTTTCTATTAAGGCATAGTTTTTTATCGATAGATTGGTTATCATTTATTGTGTTTTTATTATGAAGATATAAATTTATTGAAAAACCAGCGAGATTAATTTAATATTTAATTAATTCCCATTTGCTGGAATTCAGAGGAGATGTTTTATTCAAACTATCTATTAAATCCGAAACGGTAATACTAGGTCCTCCTGAAAAAATGGAAAGAATTTCGTCTGATTTGGCATCCAAAAAGACACGAGTTAAAAAAGCGTTGGGCTTCGAAGAATTCAGTTTACCTAAATTCAACAAGGAAGTTTTGATTTTCTCTTTTGCCTCCTTTAAGTCTTTAGACATGGTATCTAAACCGGAATGATAATCAAATGTAGTTTTACGTACGGCAGAAAAAGTAGGAGAAAGCATGTCGTTGATAAGGAAATAACGGTTTTGGTTTCCATCAATCTGACTCCAACCTTTAGAACCGCCTTGCTGAGCTACATTGGCAATGTTTTGTGCTATCTCAAAATTTGGATCACCTCCTTCAAGTGCAAACGTATCTTCGTCCATTCCTAAAATTATATAGCTATAGAAAGAAATCACCGAAACAAGATTGGATTCAAAAACAGTAGGATTGAAAACTAAATTCTCGAATTCCGTATATTGAAAATTAAAATCTTTGTCATTGTAATTCAATACAGGCGTAGCATAAGAAGAATTATATATAGGCCTTGAAGATTGTACCTGAATAGAAGCCGAAAATTGATCTGAACTATTTGATAAAATGGTGATATACATCGAGCAATTTATCTTTTCGTTTTGACTGTAGCTTTGATTAGTCCAAGCCGTTTTATTGACAAATTCATTCAACGAAGTTTCTAAAGTTTTAAAAACTTGTTGATTAGCATTACTTAATTTTTGAGAATTTACCGTTACTGTACAATTTAGCTGTTGGGCTTGTGTAAGTCCAAATGCAAATAGTAAAAAAAAAGTAATTATCTTATTCATTAAAATAGGCTATAACTTTATTTAATATATCATCAGCAACCGCTTCCTTTGATTTCAATTCTTTAGGCTCAATCTGGAACGCCTTATCGATTAAGGTAACCTTATTCGTTGGTTTTCCAAAACCGGCTCCTGCATCCTGTAAAGAATTTAAAACTATCAAATCTAAGTTTTTTTTCTGGATTTTAGCCTTTGCATTTTCAATTTCATTTTCTGTCTCCAAAGCAAAGCC is a window of Flavobacterium acetivorans DNA encoding:
- a CDS encoding DUF4835 family protein, translating into MNKIITFFLLFAFGLTQAQQLNCTVTVNSQKLSNANQQVFKTLETSLNEFVNKTAWTNQSYSQNEKINCSMYITILSNSSDQFSASIQVQSSRPIYNSSYATPVLNYNDKDFNFQYTEFENLVFNPTVFESNLVSVISFYSYIILGMDEDTFALEGGDPNFEIAQNIANVAQQGGSKGWSQIDGNQNRYFLINDMLSPTFSAVRKTTFDYHSGLDTMSKDLKEAKEKIKTSLLNLGKLNSSKPNAFLTRVFLDAKSDEILSIFSGGPSITVSDLIDSLNKTSPLNSSKWELIKY
- the recN gene encoding DNA repair protein RecN, translated to MITNLSIKNYALIEKLSIDFSKGFSIITGETGAGKSIILGALGLVLGKRADLTSLKNKEEKCIIEAQFEISKYNLEAFFEANDLDYEEDTIIRREILPSGKSRAFINDSPVNLQELQELGLFLIDIHSQQQTQELSDENVQFEIIDAIADVQRDMVAYQSVLKSYKSDKTKLNSLIKKQSESAKEQEYNTFVLNELVEAQLKSGEQEILEADFEKLNNVEIIKEAIDRSLAIANEEQIGVSHNLKEIKASLQKIASFSPEYSSQLERITSLQIEFEDIADELNRCSEKLINDPEQLDLISQKLQLIFNLQKKHQVSSVDELLEIQAKLEDSVFELGNLDGEIAELTTSIEQKSEQLDGLAEAIHQKRLVSIPILSQKLISILETLGMPNVRFNIEVNKTATYFANGKDELQFLFSANKGTDFGLLKKVASGGEMSRIMLAVKAILAQYSKLPTLIFDEIDTGVSGEIAIKMGEIMKEMSLKMQIFAITHLPQIAAKGDAHFKVFKSTVGEETQSELKLLTEEERVVEIAQMLSGTIVSDSALNHAKALLN
- the fabV gene encoding enoyl-ACP reductase FabV; the encoded protein is MIIEPRMRGFICLTAHPKGCEQNVKNQIEYIKSKGAIEGAKKVLVIGASTGFGLASRITSAFGSGAASIGVFFEKPPLEGKTASPGWYNSAAFENEAHKAGLYAKSINGDAFSNEVKQQTLDLIKKDLGQVDLVIYSLASPVRLHPVTGVLHRSVLKPIGSTFTNKTVDFHSGKVSEVSIEPCSGDDIENTVAVMGGEDWAMWIDALKAENLLAPGATTVAYSYIGPSLTEAVYRKGTIGRAKDHLEATAFTITDSLEDINGKAYVSVNKALVTQASSAIPVIPLYISLLYKIMKEEGIHEGCIEQIQRLYQERLYTGSDVPTDEKGRIRIDDWEMRADVQEKVAKLWEQAVTENLEEIGDLEGYRKDFYNLFGFDFEGVDYKADTTEMVNVSSIA